Proteins encoded together in one Neobacillus sp. FSL H8-0543 window:
- a CDS encoding glycoside hydrolase family 3 N-terminal domain-containing protein, with protein MPKVDLKAKPYHLSDQDIKWVRETISNMSDEEKIGQLFVNLFFFGGDQFSGNALSNIDILKKYHIGGARYMNGTSEQVQDLINELQGNSKVPLLVAANCDSGGNGAMKDGTYVAKAAMCEASGDEQVSFDAGYVSGREEVAIGVNWNFDPCVDILKNWRNTIVNTRAYGTNAETVIKHTNAYIKGLRESNVGVCIKHWPGDGTEERDQHLVLGVNELSVEEWEESFGKVYRNHIENGVQSMMAGHIALPHYQKQLVPGLEDRDILPATLAPELINGLLKDKLGFNGLVVTDATHMLGMTAAMRREDYVPQSIAAGCDMFLFFNNIDEDFSFMLNGYKNGVITEERLQDALERILGLKASIGLHNAQKEGTLLRTREDLKVIGSEDHINRAKEAADKGITLVKNTLDQLPIRPETHKNIRLYFLEGEKGGIYEASSKTLDFIVAELERRGFSVTVNDGNTRIKGPTLKYREEVDAALVFANIVGYGAENNYRIKWKLAMSNEIPWYVHEVPTVFVSLNFTTHLTDVPMVKAYINAYNDDEITLTKTIDKIMGESEFKGTPNENVWCNKWDTRL; from the coding sequence ATGCCTAAAGTTGACTTAAAAGCTAAGCCTTATCATTTATCAGATCAAGATATTAAATGGGTTCGTGAGACCATTTCAAATATGTCAGACGAAGAAAAAATCGGCCAGCTCTTTGTTAATCTTTTCTTCTTCGGAGGAGACCAATTTAGCGGCAATGCTCTTTCCAATATTGATATATTGAAAAAATATCATATTGGTGGTGCCCGTTACATGAACGGAACTTCCGAGCAGGTTCAAGATTTAATTAATGAATTGCAGGGTAATTCCAAAGTTCCTTTATTAGTGGCGGCTAATTGTGATTCTGGTGGAAACGGTGCTATGAAAGATGGTACATATGTTGCAAAAGCAGCGATGTGTGAAGCTTCTGGTGATGAGCAGGTTTCATTTGATGCTGGGTATGTAAGCGGTCGTGAGGAAGTTGCTATTGGTGTAAACTGGAACTTTGACCCTTGTGTAGATATTTTGAAGAACTGGCGGAATACCATCGTTAATACACGTGCCTATGGTACAAACGCCGAAACCGTTATTAAGCATACAAACGCTTATATTAAAGGGTTACGTGAAAGCAATGTTGGCGTATGTATTAAACACTGGCCAGGTGATGGAACGGAAGAACGCGACCAGCACTTAGTATTGGGAGTCAATGAACTTAGTGTAGAGGAATGGGAAGAATCCTTCGGTAAAGTGTATCGCAATCATATTGAAAATGGCGTTCAATCTATGATGGCTGGACATATCGCCTTACCACATTACCAAAAACAATTAGTTCCTGGCTTAGAGGACCGTGATATCCTGCCAGCAACATTAGCGCCTGAATTAATTAACGGTTTATTAAAAGATAAATTGGGCTTTAACGGTTTAGTGGTAACAGATGCCACCCATATGCTAGGGATGACAGCAGCGATGCGCCGTGAAGATTATGTCCCGCAATCGATTGCTGCAGGTTGTGATATGTTCTTATTCTTTAATAATATCGATGAAGATTTCAGCTTTATGTTAAATGGGTACAAAAATGGCGTGATTACAGAGGAACGTCTTCAGGATGCGTTAGAGAGAATTTTAGGATTAAAAGCTTCTATCGGCTTACACAATGCCCAAAAAGAGGGAACTTTACTACGCACAAGAGAAGACCTAAAGGTTATCGGTAGTGAAGACCATATTAATCGTGCCAAAGAAGCAGCCGATAAAGGTATTACCCTCGTGAAAAATACATTGGACCAGCTGCCAATTCGTCCCGAAACTCATAAGAATATTCGTCTTTATTTCTTAGAAGGTGAAAAAGGCGGAATTTACGAAGCGAGTTCGAAGACCCTTGATTTCATCGTAGCTGAGCTTGAAAGACGGGGATTTAGTGTGACTGTAAATGACGGGAACACTCGGATTAAGGGGCCAACGCTTAAATATCGTGAAGAGGTAGATGCTGCCCTCGTGTTTGCGAATATCGTCGGCTATGGCGCAGAGAATAATTACCGAATCAAATGGAAATTGGCAATGAGTAACGAAATACCATGGTATGTACATGAAGTACCAACTGTGTTTGTTTCCCTAAACTTTACAACACACTTAACAGATGTTCCAATGGTTAAGGCTTACATTAATGCCTACAATGATGACGAAATTACACTGACGAAAACGATTGATAAAATCATGGGCGAATCTGAGTTCAAAGGAACACCAAATGAAAACGTATGGTGTAATAAGTGGGATACTCGACTTTAA
- a CDS encoding HAD hydrolase-like protein: protein MKENISEFIKTKDFLVCVDSDGCAMDTMDVKHQKCFGPKAIEVWGIETITDRFMEIWNDVNLYSRTRGINRFKGLVLTFELAAKEGLEIPSLASVKEWTETTNELSNPSLEREIAKTNDEQLMKALEWSHAVNQAITELSDDDEPFPGVKEGLARIEADADVAIVSSANSGAVRDEWTRHQLTPHVQVMLGQEAGTKTHCIGELKKFGYDNKRILMVGDAPGDLEAAEKNNVYYYPILVGKEGFSWERLANEALGKLLDGTFNDKYQKQLIEEFHSNLK, encoded by the coding sequence ATGAAAGAAAATATATCAGAATTCATAAAAACAAAAGACTTTTTAGTGTGCGTTGACTCTGATGGCTGTGCGATGGACACGATGGATGTTAAGCATCAGAAATGCTTTGGACCGAAAGCGATTGAGGTTTGGGGCATTGAAACGATCACTGACCGCTTTATGGAAATATGGAACGACGTTAATTTATATTCAAGGACGCGGGGAATTAACCGTTTTAAAGGTTTGGTTTTAACGTTTGAATTGGCAGCGAAAGAGGGGCTTGAAATCCCTAGTTTAGCTTCTGTCAAAGAATGGACGGAAACAACTAATGAATTATCTAACCCTTCATTAGAAAGAGAAATTGCTAAAACAAATGACGAGCAATTAATGAAAGCGCTTGAGTGGAGCCATGCTGTTAATCAAGCGATTACAGAACTATCTGATGACGATGAGCCATTCCCAGGGGTGAAGGAAGGATTGGCGAGGATTGAAGCCGATGCGGATGTCGCGATTGTTTCTTCAGCAAATAGCGGAGCCGTACGTGATGAATGGACAAGACATCAGTTGACTCCACATGTGCAAGTAATGCTAGGTCAGGAAGCAGGGACAAAAACGCATTGTATTGGGGAATTAAAGAAATTTGGTTATGACAATAAAAGAATCCTAATGGTTGGTGATGCGCCTGGAGACCTAGAAGCCGCGGAGAAGAATAACGTTTATTATTATCCAATCCTTGTCGGTAAAGAAGGGTTCTCATGGGAACGCCTCGCGAATGAAGCGTTAGGGAAGTTATTGGATGGGACTTTTAATGATAAATATCAAAAACAGTTAATTGAAGAATTCCATTCCAATTTAAAATAA
- a CDS encoding SDR family oxidoreductase produces the protein MTVPFKVDLTGKVAVVTGGGGVLGADFCKALAACGAKVAVLDLRQEPADKVANEIKEAGGIAIGVAANVLEKESLLAAREIVEKELGTCDILLNGAGGNNPRGTTDDEFYDGEAVKANPELKTFFDLDPKSVGFVFDLNFLGTLLPSQVFGEAMTQKKGSSIINISSMNAFTPLTKIPAYSGAKAAISNFTQWLAVYFSKAGIRVNAIAPGFLVTKQNEKLLLNEDGSYTERAAKILRNTPMERFGQPEELIGGLLFLASEQAASFITGVVLPIDGGFAAYSGV, from the coding sequence ATGACAGTACCATTTAAAGTAGACTTAACAGGAAAAGTAGCAGTTGTAACAGGCGGAGGCGGCGTTCTTGGAGCGGATTTCTGTAAAGCATTAGCAGCATGCGGTGCGAAAGTAGCTGTACTTGACCTTCGTCAAGAACCAGCTGATAAAGTGGCGAATGAGATTAAAGAAGCTGGCGGAATTGCAATCGGTGTGGCAGCAAACGTTTTAGAAAAAGAAAGCTTATTAGCTGCAAGAGAAATTGTTGAGAAAGAACTAGGTACATGCGATATCCTTCTAAACGGTGCTGGCGGTAACAACCCGCGCGGAACAACAGATGATGAGTTCTATGACGGAGAAGCAGTAAAAGCAAACCCAGAATTAAAAACCTTCTTTGACTTAGATCCAAAAAGTGTTGGATTTGTTTTCGACCTGAACTTCTTAGGAACGCTACTTCCTTCTCAAGTGTTCGGTGAGGCAATGACACAGAAAAAAGGAAGCTCGATTATCAACATCTCTTCTATGAATGCTTTTACACCATTAACAAAAATTCCTGCTTACAGCGGTGCTAAAGCAGCAATCAGTAACTTTACCCAATGGCTTGCGGTTTACTTTTCTAAAGCTGGAATTCGGGTAAATGCGATCGCTCCTGGATTTTTAGTGACAAAGCAAAATGAAAAATTATTGCTAAATGAAGATGGCAGCTACACAGAAAGAGCAGCGAAAATCCTTAGAAACACACCAATGGAAAGATTTGGACAACCTGAAGAATTAATCGGCGGCTTATTGTTCCTTGCAAGTGAACAAGCGGCGAGCTTCATCACAGGCGTTGTATTACCTATTGACGGAGGATTCGCAGCGTATTCTGGAGTTTAA
- the uxuA gene encoding mannonate dehydratase yields the protein MKMSFRWYGKTDSIPLEYIRQIPGMEGIVTAIYDIPVGEAWPLDKIEELKSTVEEAGLHISVIESVPVHEDIKIGLPTRDRYIENYKETIRNLGKVGIPVICYNFMPIFDWTRTDLDYRLPDGSTALIFVEEVAKKMDPLTGELSLPGWDSSYEKEDLQRLFDHYKNVNHEKLWENLEYFIKEIIPVAEEAGVKMAIHPDDPPFDIFGLPRIITNKENLERFINLYDSPNNGLTMCSGSLGSHPDNDFPEMLRYFGLKDRVNFVHARNVKLTGGFSFEESAHPSKYGSIDMYEVIKAMKDFNYSGPIRPDHGRMIWGETGKPGYGLYDRALGATYLYGLWEAEGKSRKN from the coding sequence ATGAAAATGAGTTTTCGTTGGTATGGTAAAACAGATTCGATTCCCTTGGAATATATCCGTCAGATCCCTGGGATGGAGGGGATTGTAACTGCCATTTATGATATTCCGGTGGGGGAAGCATGGCCGTTAGATAAAATTGAGGAATTAAAAAGCACCGTAGAAGAAGCTGGGTTACATATTTCTGTTATCGAAAGTGTCCCTGTTCATGAGGATATTAAAATCGGCTTGCCGACTCGTGACCGTTACATCGAGAATTACAAAGAAACGATCCGCAACCTTGGTAAAGTCGGCATTCCAGTTATCTGCTACAACTTTATGCCAATCTTTGACTGGACCCGTACGGATCTAGATTACCGTCTTCCAGATGGCTCAACCGCTCTTATTTTCGTAGAAGAAGTGGCTAAAAAAATGGATCCACTAACAGGTGAACTTTCTCTTCCTGGTTGGGATTCCAGCTATGAAAAAGAAGATTTACAAAGATTATTTGATCATTACAAAAATGTAAATCATGAAAAGCTTTGGGAAAACCTAGAATATTTCATTAAAGAAATTATTCCTGTTGCCGAAGAAGCTGGCGTTAAAATGGCTATCCACCCAGATGATCCACCATTTGATATCTTTGGATTACCACGTATCATTACAAACAAAGAAAATCTTGAAAGATTTATTAACCTATATGACAGCCCAAATAATGGTTTAACCATGTGCAGCGGTTCTCTTGGGTCACATCCAGATAATGATTTTCCAGAAATGCTTCGTTATTTCGGACTGAAAGACCGTGTAAACTTTGTACATGCTCGTAACGTTAAGCTTACAGGCGGATTTTCATTCGAAGAATCAGCGCATCCATCTAAGTATGGTTCTATAGATATGTATGAAGTAATTAAAGCGATGAAGGATTTCAACTATTCTGGACCGATTCGCCCTGACCATGGAAGAATGATTTGGGGAGAAACTGGAAAGCCAGGATACGGATTATATGATCGTGCTTTAGGAGCTACCTATTTGTACGGCTTATGGGAAGCAGAAGGAAAAAGTCGTAAAAACTAA
- the uxaC gene encoding glucuronate isomerase — MGAFIHDNFMLKNKTAIDLYHNYAKNMPIYDYHCHLSPKEIAENRKFNTITELWLEGDHYKWRGMRSNGIDERFITGNASDKEKFEAWAKTVPNTVGNPLFHWTHLELKKYFGIEELLNEASSEQIWEQCNSLLKQDDYSVQGLIKRSNVKVICTTDDPTDDLFYHEQIKELKDFPVKVLPTFRPDKGVEINKDSFTEFVEKLEAVINRKISSFEEYLTALEERVQYFHEKGGRLSDHGIGEIPFAAFKMEEINAIFQAGRNGQVVSSEEENKFKTAVLIHLAKCYKERDWAMQIHFGAIRNNNTKMFKTLGPDAGFDSISDQGEVAVTLNALLAAFDENNALPKTILYNLNPVHNDLIGSTLANFQTEAGVPGKIQLGSGWWFNDTKQGMLRQLNALADQGLLMHFVGMLTDSRSFISYSRHEYFRRILCNLVGTWVEDGEVPNDQELLQKLIENICFNNAKNYFSIELN, encoded by the coding sequence TTGGGAGCATTTATCCATGATAATTTTATGCTGAAGAATAAAACAGCGATAGATTTGTATCATAATTATGCGAAAAACATGCCTATCTACGATTACCACTGCCATTTATCCCCAAAGGAAATTGCTGAAAATCGTAAATTTAACACGATTACCGAACTTTGGCTTGAAGGCGACCACTATAAATGGAGAGGTATGCGATCTAACGGGATCGATGAACGTTTTATCACTGGTAATGCCAGCGATAAAGAGAAGTTTGAAGCATGGGCTAAAACCGTTCCGAATACCGTTGGAAATCCATTGTTCCATTGGACTCATTTAGAATTAAAAAAATACTTTGGGATTGAAGAACTGCTGAATGAAGCTAGCTCCGAACAAATTTGGGAGCAATGCAATTCATTATTGAAGCAGGATGATTATTCCGTTCAAGGTTTAATCAAACGTTCCAACGTAAAGGTGATCTGTACGACAGACGATCCAACGGATGATTTGTTTTACCACGAGCAAATTAAGGAATTAAAGGACTTTCCAGTAAAGGTACTCCCAACCTTCCGTCCGGATAAGGGTGTCGAAATCAACAAGGATTCCTTTACAGAGTTTGTAGAAAAGCTTGAAGCGGTAATCAATAGAAAAATCTCGTCCTTTGAAGAATATTTAACGGCCCTTGAAGAGAGAGTTCAATACTTCCATGAAAAAGGCGGACGCCTATCTGACCATGGTATTGGAGAAATTCCGTTTGCTGCTTTTAAAATGGAAGAAATAAATGCGATCTTTCAAGCGGGCCGCAATGGACAAGTTGTCAGCAGTGAAGAGGAGAATAAATTCAAGACTGCGGTGCTTATTCACCTTGCGAAGTGTTACAAAGAGCGCGATTGGGCCATGCAAATACATTTTGGTGCGATTAGGAATAATAATACTAAAATGTTTAAAACCTTGGGTCCTGATGCAGGCTTTGATTCGATCAGCGATCAAGGGGAAGTAGCTGTAACGCTAAATGCTTTACTTGCAGCGTTCGATGAAAATAACGCCTTACCAAAAACCATTCTGTATAACTTGAATCCTGTTCATAATGATTTGATTGGCAGTACGCTGGCAAACTTCCAAACGGAAGCTGGCGTACCAGGGAAAATCCAGTTAGGTTCTGGTTGGTGGTTCAATGATACAAAACAAGGAATGCTACGCCAATTAAATGCTTTAGCCGACCAAGGTTTGTTGATGCATTTTGTAGGAATGCTTACCGATTCACGCAGTTTTATCTCTTACAGCCGTCATGAATATTTCCGCCGGATTCTATGTAATTTGGTTGGTACATGGGTAGAGGATGGCGAGGTTCCAAATGACCAAGAATTGCTGCAAAAACTTATTGAGAATATTTGTTTTAACAATGCAAAAAACTATTTTAGCATCGAGCTTAATTAA
- a CDS encoding sugar kinase, with the protein MKKVVTLGEIMLRLSAPNYQKIVQAQSFDAVYGGGEANVAVSLAKFGLISSFVTKVPENALGTSAEQQLNRFGVRTNHVLHGGDRLGIYFFEKGYSIRPSKVYYDRNYSAFALSKVEEYDFDAIFADADWFHISGITPALNEELFTLTKKALSVAKEKGLTTSCDLNYRSALWSFETAREKMTELIKDVDVCIGIEPLQLLDRDGQDIKDRLPKHPSPQDLKSIMSQLHQQYGMKYIAMTKREHVSVNCNQLQAFLYDGSQFYQSTEVEVDIIDRVGTGDAFSAGIIYSLISEYTPQDAVEFATGCFALKHTIEGDANLIPISDVEKYMSRSFSINR; encoded by the coding sequence ATGAAAAAAGTAGTTACTCTTGGGGAGATCATGCTTCGGTTATCGGCACCAAATTATCAAAAAATTGTCCAAGCCCAATCCTTTGATGCTGTTTATGGGGGCGGGGAAGCAAACGTAGCCGTTTCCTTAGCGAAATTCGGTCTGATCAGCTCATTTGTAACGAAAGTGCCTGAAAATGCACTGGGTACAAGCGCTGAGCAACAGTTAAATCGGTTTGGGGTTCGGACCAATCATGTTCTGCATGGCGGTGATCGACTTGGGATTTATTTTTTTGAAAAAGGTTATTCCATCCGGCCTTCAAAAGTGTATTATGACCGAAACTATTCAGCGTTTGCCTTATCCAAGGTAGAAGAATATGATTTTGATGCCATTTTTGCTGATGCGGATTGGTTCCATATCAGCGGTATCACACCCGCGTTAAATGAAGAATTATTTACGCTGACCAAGAAAGCGTTATCTGTCGCAAAAGAAAAAGGGTTAACTACCAGTTGTGACCTAAACTACAGGAGTGCGTTATGGTCCTTTGAAACAGCTCGTGAAAAGATGACCGAACTAATCAAGGATGTAGATGTCTGCATTGGGATTGAGCCCTTACAATTGTTGGATAGGGATGGACAGGATATTAAAGACCGCCTGCCAAAACATCCGAGTCCGCAAGATCTTAAGAGTATTATGAGCCAGCTTCATCAACAATATGGAATGAAATATATTGCGATGACGAAAAGAGAACATGTATCCGTCAATTGTAATCAATTGCAGGCCTTTTTGTATGATGGCAGTCAGTTCTATCAATCAACAGAGGTGGAAGTCGATATTATCGACCGAGTTGGAACAGGTGATGCCTTTTCAGCAGGAATCATTTATTCATTAATTAGTGAATATACGCCTCAAGATGCAGTTGAGTTTGCCACCGGTTGTTTTGCCTTGAAACATACGATTGAGGGGGATGCTAATTTAATCCCTATCTCAGATGTTGAGAAATATATGAGCCGTTCATTTTCAATAAACCGCTAA
- a CDS encoding bifunctional 2-keto-4-hydroxyglutarate aldolase/2-keto-3-deoxy-6-phosphogluconate aldolase — protein MQKYQVLNEMHKGYLVAVVRGKSKEEAVEISKQAFQGGIRSLEVTFTTPGAEEAIAELTRTGDQQMIVGAGTVLDAETARIAIMNGARYIVSPHFDGAIATMCNRYATPYLPGCGSVTEIMSALSFGVDVVKLFPGSLLGPGFIKDVKGPIPHVEMMPSGGVSLDNVDKWMKNGAFAVGIGGALTKDAVGGDFSSVQRVAREFIDKVNSLRAE, from the coding sequence TTGCAAAAATATCAAGTACTTAACGAAATGCATAAAGGTTATTTGGTTGCAGTGGTCCGTGGGAAAAGTAAAGAAGAAGCAGTTGAGATTTCCAAACAAGCCTTTCAGGGTGGGATTCGTTCCCTTGAGGTTACTTTCACTACACCTGGTGCTGAAGAGGCAATTGCTGAACTTACACGAACTGGTGATCAGCAAATGATTGTCGGTGCAGGGACTGTATTGGATGCAGAGACTGCACGTATTGCGATTATGAATGGTGCACGGTATATCGTAAGTCCTCATTTTGATGGAGCGATTGCCACAATGTGCAACCGCTACGCTACTCCCTATCTTCCAGGATGTGGCTCTGTAACTGAAATAATGAGCGCCCTTTCATTTGGTGTAGACGTAGTGAAGCTCTTCCCAGGCAGTTTGTTAGGCCCTGGATTCATTAAAGATGTAAAAGGTCCCATCCCACATGTGGAAATGATGCCATCCGGCGGAGTAAGCCTCGATAATGTTGATAAATGGATGAAAAATGGAGCTTTTGCTGTTGGGATTGGCGGAGCTCTGACAAAAGATGCTGTAGGCGGGGATTTTAGCTCGGTACAAAGAGTTGCCCGTGAGTTTATCGACAAGGTCAATTCTCTAAGGGCGGAATAA
- a CDS encoding GntR family transcriptional regulator codes for MATIAPRLPGENNKEYSYRVIKDSIMSLELKPGQSISEIEFADGLKISRTPIREVLAKLREEHLIEVIPQVGTYISKIKPQLVKEASFMRYTLEKEVLKLTCESFPKGNLFDLQKNVSLQEELIGQKGQERAFHKLDKEFHRIIFEGNQKAHVWEAITRISTHYNRMRLLSEMQHSFDEAITDHMKILKILETKDCDRVEDVVRQHIIEPMKYWEDLFREDSPYLDYFELPEQMPVFL; via the coding sequence ATGGCTACGATAGCGCCACGGCTGCCGGGTGAGAATAATAAGGAATATTCCTATAGAGTGATAAAGGATTCTATTATGTCATTAGAATTAAAACCAGGCCAATCCATTAGTGAAATAGAATTTGCTGACGGGCTTAAGATCTCTCGTACTCCAATTAGAGAAGTTTTAGCTAAATTACGAGAAGAACATTTAATAGAAGTTATTCCCCAAGTGGGGACTTATATATCAAAAATAAAGCCACAATTAGTTAAAGAAGCCTCTTTTATGCGTTACACCTTGGAAAAAGAGGTATTAAAGCTGACGTGTGAGTCGTTTCCGAAGGGAAATTTATTTGACCTACAAAAGAATGTTTCCCTCCAGGAGGAGTTAATTGGCCAAAAGGGGCAGGAGCGCGCGTTTCATAAACTTGACAAAGAATTTCATCGGATCATATTTGAAGGGAATCAAAAAGCGCATGTTTGGGAAGCGATTACCCGGATAAGTACTCACTATAACCGAATGCGGCTCCTTTCTGAAATGCAGCATAGCTTTGATGAAGCGATTACTGACCATATGAAAATATTAAAAATCCTTGAAACAAAGGATTGCGATCGGGTAGAAGATGTTGTTAGACAGCATATTATTGAACCAATGAAATATTGGGAAGACCTATTTAGGGAAGACAGTCCTTACTTAGATTATTTTGAACTTCCTGAACAGATGCCAGTATTCCTATAA